A window from Dehalococcoidales bacterium encodes these proteins:
- a CDS encoding HAMP domain-containing sensor histidine kinase, producing MSLRTRLFVSYVLIVVLCLCMVAVSVTVLLQGYRDSLAMESLEDVARPVYVQVISLIKGEVTTSELWSNMQEQAEKNDIHILFGNRRGDIISQVTPGASSGQQPIDVPREELPSRISRSEQGRFVASGGQIFLYSAYPLTRPDQTAATVDTLIIAVPRGGALAVWTVLFRPFLLAGLIALVVSLVIAILLARSVYRPIQRVTEAVEKIAQGQYDQEVPAAGPREVRRLAVSFNQMVEQVKQSQQRLRHFVADVSHQLRSPLTSIQGFAEAMLDGTADDEATRLKAATIINDESKRMRRQVDELLELARIQSGQLRIAREYVDVNELLEQCQEIMSVQAEEQSVLVKTRIEPHMTVFGDTDRLEQVFNNLLDNAIKNSPAKGEVIVNGRRCGTDSIEIHVIDDGPGIPPEQVPFVFDRFYQAGGIRTGVGLGLAIAKEIVVAHGGTIEASSTPGAGTEFIVRLSVGSPEPLEPGTPS from the coding sequence ATGAGCCTGCGGACACGCCTGTTTGTCTCATATGTTCTGATTGTGGTCCTGTGTCTGTGCATGGTCGCCGTATCCGTAACGGTGCTACTTCAGGGATACCGCGACAGTCTGGCCATGGAGAGTCTTGAGGATGTGGCGCGTCCGGTCTACGTACAGGTCATATCCCTGATTAAGGGAGAAGTCACTACCAGCGAACTGTGGTCAAATATGCAGGAGCAGGCAGAGAAGAACGATATCCACATTCTCTTCGGCAATCGCAGGGGTGACATCATCAGCCAGGTAACTCCGGGAGCGTCTTCTGGTCAGCAGCCTATTGACGTACCGCGGGAGGAACTGCCCAGCCGCATTTCACGATCTGAACAGGGGAGATTTGTCGCTTCCGGAGGGCAGATCTTTCTCTACTCTGCATATCCCCTGACTAGACCGGACCAGACAGCAGCGACGGTGGACACTCTGATTATCGCAGTGCCGCGTGGCGGTGCACTGGCTGTCTGGACTGTCCTGTTTCGTCCTTTCCTGTTAGCCGGTCTCATTGCACTTGTTGTTTCACTCGTAATCGCTATCCTGCTGGCACGCTCTGTCTATCGCCCTATCCAACGCGTCACAGAAGCTGTTGAGAAGATAGCTCAGGGTCAGTATGACCAGGAAGTACCCGCAGCGGGTCCGAGGGAGGTCAGAAGACTTGCTGTCAGCTTCAACCAGATGGTGGAGCAGGTGAAACAGTCGCAGCAGCGGCTGCGCCACTTCGTGGCTGATGTCTCACACCAACTGAGAAGCCCGCTTACCTCAATCCAGGGCTTCGCTGAGGCAATGCTTGATGGCACGGCTGACGACGAAGCTACCAGACTGAAAGCTGCCACCATCATTAACGATGAGTCCAAGCGAATGCGGCGGCAGGTAGATGAGCTACTGGAACTTGCCCGAATACAGTCCGGTCAACTGAGAATAGCCAGGGAATACGTTGATGTTAACGAGCTTCTCGAGCAATGCCAGGAAATTATGAGTGTGCAGGCCGAGGAACAGAGCGTGCTTGTGAAGACAAGAATCGAGCCGCACATGACCGTATTTGGTGATACTGACCGATTGGAGCAGGTCTTCAATAACCTGCTGGACAACGCCATTAAGAACAGCCCGGCAAAGGGCGAGGTGATTGTCAATGGTCGCCGCTGCGGGACTGATTCGATTGAGATACACGTAATCGACGACGGGCCCGGAATACCCCCTGAGCAAGTGCCTTTCGTATTTGACCGTTTTTACCAGGCTGGTGGCATAAGAACCGGTGTCGGCCTCGGACTCGCAATTGCCAAAGAGATAGTCGTGGCTCATGGCGGGACGATAGAGGCGAGTAGTACCCCTGGTGCCGGAACAGAGTTCATAGTCAGACTATCTGTCGGTAGCCCGGAGCCGTTAGAACCGGGTACACCAAGCTAG
- a CDS encoding response regulator transcription factor, with the protein MPKILVVDDEPNIIELARLYLEREGYQVEGVSTGQDALSKQSTGHPDLIVLDLMLPDIDGFEVCRQLRAKSDIPILMLTARKDDVDKIVGLELGADDYFTKPFNPRELVARVKAILRRYQAGLKPTETIDIGDLHIDLSRHEVAVAGQPVKLRTKEFALLVAFAQNPGIVFSREKLLDMVWGYDYYGETRTVDVHVNHLRERMAGSRVSIETLRGTGYKMTVTEEDG; encoded by the coding sequence ATGCCAAAGATACTGGTGGTTGATGACGAGCCAAACATAATCGAGCTGGCCAGGCTTTACCTTGAGCGTGAGGGGTACCAGGTGGAAGGCGTATCTACCGGTCAGGATGCCCTCTCGAAACAGAGCACCGGTCACCCTGACCTCATTGTTCTCGATCTGATGTTGCCGGATATCGACGGGTTTGAGGTTTGTCGCCAGCTACGGGCTAAAAGCGACATTCCTATCCTGATGCTCACGGCACGGAAGGACGATGTTGATAAGATAGTTGGCCTCGAACTGGGTGCTGACGACTATTTCACCAAACCATTCAACCCCAGAGAACTGGTGGCGAGGGTAAAGGCTATTCTCCGCCGGTATCAGGCCGGACTGAAGCCCACCGAGACTATTGACATCGGCGATTTACACATAGACCTCTCCCGTCACGAAGTAGCTGTTGCCGGACAACCTGTGAAACTCAGGACAAAGGAGTTTGCCCTGCTCGTAGCCTTCGCTCAGAACCCCGGAATCGTTTTTAGTCGTGAGAAGCTGCTGGATATGGTCTGGGGATATGACTACTACGGCGAGACCCGTACCGTCGATGTGCATGTGAATCACCTTCGCGAGAGAATGGCCGGCTCACGTGTCAGTATAGAGACGCTTCGGGGAACAGGATACAAAATGACGGTAACGGAGGAGGATGGATGA